The nucleotide sequence ACTGCTCGGATAAGTTTCAAACGGTTTTAAATAGATCGCTTGAATAATATCCTGCCCGTCGAATGCGATGACCACTGTTTTAGTATAAGTATCATCAACCCATATATATCGTTCCAGCCCTTGAAATGTATTAGACACGATACACGTATAACTGCTCACATCTGAATTATAGTCTAAAGAAAGCTCGCGAAATTGTTCAAACGATACAAGGTTCTGAAACGACTTTGCTGTTTTCCCGTAGATTTCCTCAAATTCACCGTTTAAAAAATATCGACCGAACTGCTCTTTAAATTGATTACTCACTCAAATGCCTCCTCTTTTTAGCTTCTTAATTTATACGAATTTTCCGACAAAAAGTTTCAAATAATTCCCTTTAAAATTTTGATATGCATAAAAAAATGGCCGCTTCTTTATGAAGGGCCATTTATGTTCATTTTAATAGTTACGCCATGATAATCCAAATAAGGAACAACAGGACAATAAATAGGATTTTGTACTTTTCCACTTTCAACATGTTCAAGTTTGTTACTTCATTTTTTATCAGCCACCACATGCTGAATCCATAACCAAACAATAAAAGTAATAGCAATGGCTTATAAAACGGGCCGATCATGAAATAGTAATATCCCATTAGCGCCACAAAGATCAAATAAATTGTTATAGCAATTCCTAATCCGCGGATTTTTTTTGGCTGTTCAATTTGGCGCCGACTATAATAGCTGGAAGCCGCCAAGTTCATCAGTAGAACGCCCAGCGCAATAAATATTGCAGGAAATTGTTGTCGATCATGCGCATTTTCCAAGTCAGATAAAATAGCGGACGGATATTGTTCATACCCTGGATAATACGCATCATTCGTCACGTCATACAAATAGTTCCATGCCAATTCAAATTTTCTCTGTTCGCCGTTTTTATACAACACGACAATATCATAATGCACGTCGCTCTTTGGAGGAGCCACAACAGCAGGAAGCTCAGAAATATTTTCGAATAAAGTGACCATTTCATCTGTCGTCACATTTTCAACCCCAACGAAAAGTGTCGATGTTCTGCCCCGAAACCCCTTTTCTCCGTTATTTTCATAGGAAGTAATTTTCGCGATCTCACCGGATGCTGCCTGATTGTTAAGATTGTCCGAGGTGAACAGTAAAAACAGACCAATGAAACAAATCGCTGCCATAATACCTATTTCACGGAATGTTTTCAGTGGATTGCGTCTTTTGACAGGCTTTTTATGGATGTTGTGATAGATGGATTTTTTTAATGCTTCATTTTCAGGGAATTCATTTAACTGTTTTAAGCGATCATCAAGCTTCATCGATTTCACCTCCTAAGATTTTCTGCAATGCCTGCATCGCACTCCGCTGTGTGTTTGCGACTTTCACCGAGGTTAACCCCATAATGTCACACGTTTCCTGAATCGAAAGCTCCTCGATTTTCCGGTAAATGATGACTTCCCGTTGCACAGGTTTTAATTTTTGCAGTGCCTCGTACAATCGTTTTCGGTCTTCTTCCTGAATGAGCCATTCATGCGGTACGTAGTGAAAATCCTGCTGCTCCGGGGCATTTGTAAACGGAAGCCACTTAATTAATGCTTTCTTCCGATAATAGTCATAAACAAGATTCCGAGCGACTTGCCTCGTATAAGTCTGGAAATTGCTTACTTTGGTCAAGTCCGTTTTATAAATTCGCACAAACGTATCCTGCGTTAAATCTTCGGCGACTTGTGCATTCGATACCATGTATCGTATGTACTGATAAGTCTTGCGGAACTCCTGCTCATAAAGCTCATCAAAATCCATGTCCATCACCTCTCTTACTTCTATAGACGAATGAAAATTAAAAATATGTAAATTTAATTTGAAAGTTTTTAACTGAAAAAAGCATCTCCTTAATGAGATGCTTTCGGTCTTCGATGAGGAATCTGCTTTTTTAATGGAGGTTCTACTTTTCGGATGGAGTGTTCTACTTTTTACGTGCTATGTTCTACATTTCGAACGGGGTGTTCTACTTTTCTCATGAAACCTTCTACTTTCACTCCGCCATGTTCTAATTTAAATCGTGGTTCTACTTTCTTCGTAAAAGATTCTACTTTTCGACCGGAGTGTTCCACTTTTGCCTGGAAATCTTCTACTTTTCCCCCGCAGTATTCCACTTCCCACCTACAAACTTCTACTTTACTTAATCCTAAAAATCTTAATCATCTTCCAAATCAGCACAGCAAACAGTGCTGCCAAAATTACGAAAAACGGCCAGCCGATCGTTGTTGCTTCTTCTAAAGCAATCACAATAGTGCGGTATACGATGTAGGCGAATAATATATTTATGATGTTACGCATATAATTTAATGTTTGGCGACTATTTCGGTAAAAGACTTTGGCATTTGATTCATTGATGCGTGCTGGATAGTTGTGCGTTTCAGGGAATTTTTCTAAAATCATTAAAAAGAAATGCATTGCAATCCCGATGCCCGGCAATATTAACAGCTCCCATTTAGACCCCCAGCGGTCGACATTGCCGCTGCCGTCAAAGTGGGCAGGTACTTCATTTGGCAGATCGCGCCAGTTCATGAACAGTACAACGAGCATAATCGCTAATGCTATATAACCGACAATATCCATCAGCCATTCGGATTTCGTTTTTGGGATCTCAATTTTAGGACGTTTTGTCAAACTCATTTCCATCACCTCTTTTAGTTTTTTTACTTAGCACTTTTTATAACAATAATTTGCCAGTATCCGCTATACTTGAATTTAATCATCCTCTTGATAGGAGAACTACTTATGCTACTTGACATTATTCAATTTTTACGGGAAATCGACCAAGTCATATTTTATTACATAAAAGAACTCGGACTGTATATTTATATTCTGTTATTTGCGGTTGTTTTCACAAAAACTGCATTTGTAATTTTAACATTTTTACCCGGGGACAGCACTGTGTTCACAAGCGGTACTTTAGCTGCGATCGATAAGCTTGATTTTCTGACCTTGCTGATTATCTTTATCGTTGCGACAACGCTTGCCGACAGCAGCAACTACCTGATCGGAAAATCGATACGGAAAATTCCACCGAAGCGCAATATTTTTATGCGTTTTTTAACTGAGGAAACTACTGAAAAAGCCCTGAAATTCCTGGAAGACTATGACCGGGTTGCCATTACGTTCTCACGATTTGTGCCGTTGATGCGGACAATGACACCGTTTATATGCGGATATTCCGGCTTTTCGTATGGGACATTTTTACGCTATAACTTTATGGGGGCCGTAATTTGGACTGTTGTTTGGCTTGGTGGTGGCTTTTTACTCGGAAATATTTCATGGGTTGAAGATAATCTCGTCCTGACACTTACGATTATTTCCATCTTCGTATTTAGCTTTACAGGTTATGCGTACGTTAAACAATTCAATAAAAAGAAAGCGGTTACTGCCGATTGAAAAAATGGAGCCTATCACATTCAGATGATAAGCTCCTTTTTTTAGTTTGTCTGATTTTCCTGCTGATTTATTTCATGTAAATATTCGATAATTTCACGGATGTCGTCTAACGAATGAACGAGAATATTCGGGTCGATACAAGAAATCATGCGGTCTTCCAAATTGGCAACAGCTGTAAAATATTTCGTCTTTTCATAATTGACAAGCCCCAACTGTTTTAAAACGCCTTCTTCAAAGTCGATAATTTCTTTCGCATCGGCAACGACCAATCCGTAATTAATCAACTCTGTCTTCAATACAATGATTTTAGCCGTTTGTGTATTTGTCGGGCGATTGTATAAAATGGTCTGAAAATCGATGATTGGTGTAAGTTCCCCTCGAATTCGCGAAAAGCCGAGCAAGTAGTTTGGTAAATGAGGAATCGGAGTTACACGCTCCAGCTTTTCAATCGAAACAACCTGCTCGACCGGCACAGCATATTGCTCTGTGCCGCATAAAAATACGACTGCTTTTTCAATGCTCATATTGATACCTCTTATTTCGTTGTTTGAACAACGATTTCTTCCAATAAATCAGCCAGTTTTTCCAGTTCTTCAACGGGCATTCTTTCATTTGTCGTATGAATTTCCTCATAGCCAACCGATAAGTTTACAGTAGGAATTCCAAAACCAGCGATAACGTTTGCATCACTTCCACCGCCTGAAATACCGAGCTGTGGTGTACGACCGATTGCTTCAACCGCTGCTTTAGCAACTTTCACAACTTGATCTTCTTCTGTTGCGCGGAAACCTGGGTACATTAACTTCACTTCAACTTCAGCACGCGCACCCATTTCTTGTGCAACACGTTCAAATGTTTCTTTCATATGGGCAGTTTGGGCATTCAGTTTTGTTTCATCAATCGAACGGGCTTCCGCAAGAATCGATACTTCATCACATACGATATTTGTTGCTTTACCGCCTTCAAAACGTCCGATATTCGCTGTTGTTTCTTCATCGAGACGACCTAATTTCATTTGGGCAACCGCTTTTGCTGCAACCGTAATTGCGGAAATACCTTTTTCAGGTGCAACGCCTGCATGTGCTGTTTTACCGATGATTTTCGTAAATACTTTTGCCTGGAATGGTGCTGCAACTACAATGCCGCCTACTTTTCCGTCACTATCAACCGCAAAACCGTATTTGGCGATGATTTTTGAAGGATCAAGTTCCTTGGCACCGACTAATCCGCTTTCTTCACCTGCTGTAATGATGAACTGGATTGTACCGTGTGCGCTGTCTTTTTCTTTTAAACGACGTGCCATTTCGAATAATGCTGCGATACCTGCTTTATCATCCGCGCCAAGAATCGTTGTGCCATCAGAATAAATATAGCCGTCCTCGCGAATTTCCGGTTTAATGCCTTTGCCCGGCACGACTGTATCCATATGTACTGTAAAATAAATTGGTTCAACCCGCTCATCGCCTTTTAATGTTGCGATAATATTGCCTGCGCCGTGACCATTGCGTGTATGCGCATCATCCTGAAAAACATCAAAGCCCATTTCTTCTAATTTTTTTACTAAAATTGGTGCAATTACTTCTTCATGTTTTGTTTCAGAATCAATTTGCACTAATTCCAGAAACTCTTCTACTACTCGGTTCATGTTCGATAACTCCTTTAAATAACTAGTTTACGCTTTATTGTACGCCTCTATTTTTGAAAAAACAATGATTGATCATCGGCATTTAAAATGCTTTGTTTTTCTACTTGCAAGGCCTGTTCTTTTTCGATTGTTATGCTCAATTTTTGCTTCAAATCGCGAAGTGTATTCGCCACATCATCCTGTACACGCAAGAGTTGATCGATCGCAGTTGTAATTTTGGAATGAACCGACCAATCGGTGAAAATATTATCGAAAAAGTAATCCGTAAACATTACAAAACCATCTGTATGAACTTCCAATGTATTTTGGCGCATCTCTTTAATATCGAGCAGTTCGTTTTGGAAACGTTGGAGGGCCATTTGTGCTTCATGCAAATAGCTGTTCGTTTCTTCCAGTTTGTCGTGCTTTAACGCCGTTGCGATAAAGCCCCCACCTAAAAATGTATCCCATGTTGAATAGGATTTGGCATCCTGCAATTTGGAGCCGGCATCCGTCAGCTTATTAAATGCCTGTTTACCTGCATCAATCGCTTCATGGATTTCTGTTTTCAGTTGTTTACAAAAAAGCTCCTGTTCAATGATGCCCGTTAATTCCTTCGCTGCTGCAGGTGCATTCGCCATCAGCCACACTTGTTTTTCGTTTTCTATTTTCTTCAGCTCTTCACGGATAGTTGCAACATTTATCTTGCTCAATTGTTGTACTAGTTCTTCCCGGTCTTGCTGTAAATCTTTAAACGTTAACTGCGCTTCGACTAACTTCAGCTCCGTAACTGCAACCTGGTCCATATTTTGCTCGATTAGCTCATCCTTTTTCCCTGACCAGCCACGGAATAGATTCACGAACGAAAACCCCTCAAGTTTATTCAATTGTTGGCGCGCCTTTTGCAGATCCTGTTCATGCTGCTTAGTATCCTGCCCGGCATGCTGAATCTGGTGTTCAAGGCTTTCGATTTTCTTGTTCAGTTTTTCCGCTTCTAAAAGTTGAATGTGATACTGTTCTGATTGCTGTTGCAATTGCTGCCATCCTATATTCTTCACTCCTTTATAAATACATTGTAGTTGTTACATCCGCAATCGATTGCTAATACAGTTCATCCTCATCCTCTTCAAACAGATCCTGCAGCATTTTTTCACGGTGCTGCAAAAAATACGAGGTTACTTGATAATGCTCGGTTTCTTCATACTTCACCTGTTCGATGCCATGTTCATCAAATTGATAGATGACCGCATCCGGGAATCCGAGTAAAATTGGCGAATGTGTTGCGATAATGAATT is from Solibacillus isronensis and encodes:
- a CDS encoding dehydrogenase; translation: MKLDDRLKQLNEFPENEALKKSIYHNIHKKPVKRRNPLKTFREIGIMAAICFIGLFLLFTSDNLNNQAASGEIAKITSYENNGEKGFRGRTSTLFVGVENVTTDEMVTLFENISELPAVVAPPKSDVHYDIVVLYKNGEQRKFELAWNYLYDVTNDAYYPGYEQYPSAILSDLENAHDRQQFPAIFIALGVLLMNLAASSYYSRRQIEQPKKIRGLGIAITIYLIFVALMGYYYFMIGPFYKPLLLLLLFGYGFSMWWLIKNEVTNLNMLKVEKYKILFIVLLFLIWIIMA
- a CDS encoding RNA polymerase sigma factor, translated to MDFDELYEQEFRKTYQYIRYMVSNAQVAEDLTQDTFVRIYKTDLTKVSNFQTYTRQVARNLVYDYYRKKALIKWLPFTNAPEQQDFHYVPHEWLIQEEDRKRLYEALQKLKPVQREVIIYRKIEELSIQETCDIMGLTSVKVANTQRSAMQALQKILGGEIDEA
- a CDS encoding DUF1648 domain-containing protein gives rise to the protein MSLTKRPKIEIPKTKSEWLMDIVGYIALAIMLVVLFMNWRDLPNEVPAHFDGSGNVDRWGSKWELLILPGIGIAMHFFLMILEKFPETHNYPARINESNAKVFYRNSRQTLNYMRNIINILFAYIVYRTIVIALEEATTIGWPFFVILAALFAVLIWKMIKIFRIK
- a CDS encoding DedA family protein codes for the protein MLLDIIQFLREIDQVIFYYIKELGLYIYILLFAVVFTKTAFVILTFLPGDSTVFTSGTLAAIDKLDFLTLLIIFIVATTLADSSNYLIGKSIRKIPPKRNIFMRFLTEETTEKALKFLEDYDRVAITFSRFVPLMRTMTPFICGYSGFSYGTFLRYNFMGAVIWTVVWLGGGFLLGNISWVEDNLVLTLTIISIFVFSFTGYAYVKQFNKKKAVTAD
- a CDS encoding chemotaxis protein CheW, which translates into the protein MSIEKAVVFLCGTEQYAVPVEQVVSIEKLERVTPIPHLPNYLLGFSRIRGELTPIIDFQTILYNRPTNTQTAKIIVLKTELINYGLVVADAKEIIDFEEGVLKQLGLVNYEKTKYFTAVANLEDRMISCIDPNILVHSLDDIREIIEYLHEINQQENQTN
- a CDS encoding M20/M25/M40 family metallo-hydrolase — protein: MNRVVEEFLELVQIDSETKHEEVIAPILVKKLEEMGFDVFQDDAHTRNGHGAGNIIATLKGDERVEPIYFTVHMDTVVPGKGIKPEIREDGYIYSDGTTILGADDKAGIAALFEMARRLKEKDSAHGTIQFIITAGEESGLVGAKELDPSKIIAKYGFAVDSDGKVGGIVVAAPFQAKVFTKIIGKTAHAGVAPEKGISAITVAAKAVAQMKLGRLDEETTANIGRFEGGKATNIVCDEVSILAEARSIDETKLNAQTAHMKETFERVAQEMGARAEVEVKLMYPGFRATEEDQVVKVAKAAVEAIGRTPQLGISGGGSDANVIAGFGIPTVNLSVGYEEIHTTNERMPVEELEKLADLLEEIVVQTTK